Proteins encoded by one window of Paenibacillus urinalis:
- a CDS encoding choice-of-anchor I family protein has translation MRMKARRYITMLLAAGLTLGMVPAGPADVYAASNSAAPAVADAANSLNAFQINKIGSYEVGVTNADGGIAEIVRYNKDNDSFYLVNGATQPPSLDIVKLAEDGKTSKVNSINIEALAAAADFKVGDLTSVDVNTAGKYVAVAVQEEASMKAGKVLVLDYDGKLIKEYAVGVQPDMIKISPDGRYILTADEGEPRDGIGADPKGSVTIIDTRTNEVKQVLFNDPSVIGDDVHIRGDVNEDGIIVSMGTKEKAETDFEPEYMALSDDNKTAYVALQENNAIAAIDLAEAKVVSVQGLGAKDLSKSGNEADLISDGQVKLENAPLKSLYMPDGIASHTINGQTYLFTANEGDATGWEGLENELKISDIKEGYKLSASLSEWLGQTEDYDDVRVISEMGLQNGVYEELYLYGGRSFSIWNADTMEQVYDSGSDFERITGEANPEFFNVSNDDEEMDDRSPKKGPEPEYVTVGEVGDKLYAFTGLERTGGVMVYDVTNPEKPVFTSYVNTRKYGQEDILATDTGPEGLEFISAADSTTGSPLLLVANEVGGTVTILEMNTEGETIPGELPEDSTSDEAPSFTDLNGHWAAHSITELAASGILHGISSEHFAPNKSVTRAQFASMLVNALDLTPVSGEASSFTDVASNAWYADDVQAAVENHLISGRTSSSFAPNTPVTRAEMAVMLDRAARLVGASEEGAISILSKYKDYADVQEWAKESFANLVHSGMILGDQAGRLHPSTHTSRAEAAEVLYRLLSKAGTIE, from the coding sequence ATGAGAATGAAGGCACGGAGATACATAACGATGTTACTGGCCGCAGGACTTACGCTGGGGATGGTGCCGGCAGGTCCGGCAGATGTATATGCAGCCAGTAATTCGGCAGCACCGGCTGTGGCAGACGCAGCTAATAGCTTGAATGCGTTTCAGATCAACAAGATCGGAAGCTATGAAGTAGGGGTAACCAATGCCGATGGCGGTATTGCTGAGATCGTTAGATACAACAAGGACAATGACAGCTTCTACTTGGTCAACGGAGCTACGCAGCCGCCAAGTCTGGATATTGTGAAGCTGGCAGAAGACGGCAAGACCAGCAAAGTGAACAGCATTAATATTGAGGCGCTTGCAGCAGCAGCTGATTTTAAGGTCGGTGATCTGACAAGCGTGGATGTGAATACGGCAGGTAAATATGTTGCTGTAGCAGTACAAGAGGAAGCCTCCATGAAAGCAGGCAAAGTGCTGGTCTTGGATTACGATGGCAAGCTGATTAAGGAATATGCGGTAGGTGTGCAGCCGGATATGATCAAGATCAGCCCGGATGGACGTTATATTTTGACTGCGGATGAGGGAGAGCCTCGTGATGGCATCGGGGCAGATCCGAAAGGTAGTGTTACGATCATTGATACACGCACAAATGAAGTAAAGCAGGTCTTGTTCAATGATCCGTCCGTGATCGGAGATGACGTACATATTCGCGGTGATGTGAATGAGGATGGAATCATCGTTTCGATGGGTACGAAGGAGAAGGCAGAAACGGATTTTGAGCCGGAATATATGGCCCTCTCTGACGATAATAAGACGGCATATGTAGCTCTGCAGGAGAATAATGCCATTGCTGCAATTGATCTGGCAGAGGCAAAGGTAGTGTCTGTGCAAGGGCTGGGAGCTAAGGATCTGAGTAAGTCTGGAAACGAGGCGGATCTGATCTCTGATGGTCAGGTGAAGCTTGAGAATGCTCCACTCAAAAGTCTGTATATGCCGGATGGTATTGCATCACATACAATAAATGGCCAAACATATCTCTTCACAGCGAATGAAGGAGATGCGACAGGATGGGAAGGCCTTGAGAATGAGCTCAAGATATCGGATATAAAAGAGGGCTACAAGCTGTCTGCATCCTTATCTGAGTGGCTGGGCCAAACGGAAGATTATGATGATGTTCGTGTCATTTCCGAAATGGGCTTGCAAAATGGCGTATACGAAGAATTGTACTTGTACGGAGGCCGATCCTTCTCCATCTGGAATGCAGATACAATGGAGCAGGTATATGACAGCGGAAGCGATTTTGAACGAATTACAGGAGAAGCGAACCCCGAATTCTTCAATGTAAGCAATGATGATGAAGAGATGGACGACCGGAGTCCGAAGAAGGGTCCAGAGCCAGAATATGTAACCGTTGGTGAGGTAGGAGACAAGCTTTATGCCTTTACGGGTCTGGAGAGAACGGGAGGGGTCATGGTATACGATGTGACGAACCCGGAGAAGCCTGTGTTTACAAGCTATGTGAACACCCGCAAATACGGTCAGGAGGACATCCTGGCAACAGATACGGGACCGGAAGGGCTGGAATTCATCTCTGCTGCGGACAGTACTACAGGAAGTCCACTGCTTCTAGTAGCGAATGAGGTTGGGGGTACAGTTACCATTCTGGAAATGAATACAGAGGGTGAAACGATTCCCGGCGAGCTTCCGGAAGACAGTACATCAGATGAAGCTCCTTCATTCACAGACCTGAATGGTCACTGGGCGGCTCACAGCATTACTGAACTTGCCGCAAGCGGAATCCTTCATGGGATATCCAGTGAGCACTTTGCTCCCAATAAGTCTGTGACCCGGGCTCAGTTCGCTTCCATGCTCGTTAACGCCCTGGATCTGACTCCAGTCTCGGGCGAAGCAAGCAGCTTCACAGATGTAGCTTCGAATGCCTGGTACGCAGACGATGTGCAGGCGGCTGTTGAGAATCATCTGATCTCTGGCAGAACCAGCAGCTCGTTTGCCCCCAATACTCCTGTTACACGGGCAGAGATGGCCGTAATGCTTGATCGTGCAGCTCGTCTTGTGGGCGCTTCAGAGGAAGGAGCGATCTCTATACTGAGCAAGTATAAAGACTATGCAGATGTGCAGGAATGGGCGAAGGAGAGCTTTGCAAACCTGGTGCACAGCGGGATGATCTTAGGCGATCAAGCGGGTCGTCTCCATCCAAGTACGCACACAAGCCGTGCAGAGGCAGCCGAAGTGCTGTACAGATTGTTAAGCAAGGCAGGGACTATAGAATAA
- a CDS encoding PAS domain S-box protein, whose amino-acid sequence MSDFLQFDQQAIAKHIYNQAPIGIALVSTQGNWIHANTSACHILGYKLEELMNLPAIDYIFSEAVHPSALLERASSSIKFEKEYVHRNGNTVWASVHVSLVLDETSEEPIYFIAHLIDITANKVAELKLNESVERYTSLKKYNHDAIISFGLDGNIINGNQMTETLTGYTIAELIGTRIARLIDEQILANLKSDELDHALIEEGIDHIKHKDGHLVEVLASLAPIIIHNNRVGFYLILKDITEQRRLLIEKETAEKTNKAKSEFLAMMSHEIRTPMNGVIGMTDLLLETELESEQRQYVEIIKQSGSTLLNIINDILDFSKIESGKIDLVHEMFSMRTTLSEAYYINQPRAIEKGIEVRTSIAPNVPEYLYGDGTKVRQILMNLLSNAVKFTPSGSVSVSVEQVEQTSRHVRLKVEVEDTGIGVSADKMHRLFEPFYQVDNYMTRKIEGTGLGLAICKKLVELMEGDIWYEPRPDGPGSKFIFTANFRLQPPSAGLWSEQTEQDHGASVESLKILVAEDNEVNQLVFIKMMDRLGYRVTVVPNGEQAVQACKDQAYDMVFMDVQMPVVDGLMATRMIRQEIPGNEGPYIIAVTAHAIHGDRNKYLELGMDDYVSKPLSMTAVSAAIQKYIALRED is encoded by the coding sequence ATGAGTGATTTCCTGCAATTTGATCAGCAAGCCATAGCAAAACATATTTATAATCAAGCGCCGATAGGCATTGCTCTAGTATCGACCCAGGGCAATTGGATTCATGCGAATACGTCCGCCTGTCATATCTTAGGTTATAAGCTGGAGGAGCTCATGAACCTTCCGGCGATTGATTACATTTTCTCCGAAGCGGTTCATCCATCAGCGTTACTGGAACGCGCTTCGTCTTCGATTAAATTTGAGAAGGAATATGTGCATAGAAACGGAAACACGGTATGGGCCAGTGTCCACGTGTCTTTGGTGCTGGATGAAACATCAGAGGAGCCGATCTATTTCATTGCCCATCTTATAGATATCACAGCAAATAAAGTAGCAGAATTAAAGCTGAATGAAAGTGTGGAAAGATACACTTCACTAAAAAAATACAATCATGATGCCATTATCTCATTTGGCCTGGACGGCAATATCATTAATGGCAACCAAATGACAGAAACATTGACGGGTTACACCATTGCGGAATTAATCGGGACAAGAATTGCCAGGCTGATTGACGAACAAATACTGGCGAATCTAAAATCAGACGAGCTTGATCATGCGCTGATTGAAGAGGGAATTGATCATATCAAGCACAAGGATGGTCATCTTGTCGAGGTTCTTGCCTCTCTTGCTCCCATTATTATTCACAATAATCGAGTTGGCTTCTATCTGATTCTGAAGGATATTACCGAGCAAAGGCGGCTTCTGATCGAGAAAGAAACGGCTGAGAAAACAAATAAGGCAAAAAGCGAGTTCCTGGCGATGATGAGTCATGAGATTCGTACGCCGATGAACGGTGTCATTGGTATGACGGATTTGCTGCTGGAAACCGAGCTTGAATCTGAACAACGCCAGTATGTTGAAATTATTAAGCAGAGCGGCAGCACCTTGCTGAACATTATTAACGATATTTTGGATTTTTCCAAGATTGAATCCGGCAAGATTGACCTGGTTCATGAAATGTTCAGCATGAGAACAACCTTGTCTGAGGCTTACTATATTAATCAGCCAAGAGCCATTGAGAAAGGGATTGAGGTTAGAACATCGATTGCGCCGAACGTACCTGAGTATCTGTATGGTGACGGGACCAAGGTAAGACAAATATTGATGAATTTATTGAGCAACGCAGTTAAATTTACGCCAAGCGGCAGTGTATCGGTAAGTGTCGAACAAGTCGAGCAGACATCCAGGCATGTGAGGCTCAAAGTCGAGGTTGAGGATACAGGCATTGGTGTGTCTGCAGATAAGATGCACCGGTTATTCGAGCCCTTCTATCAGGTCGATAATTATATGACTCGGAAGATTGAAGGTACGGGTCTTGGACTTGCGATATGTAAGAAGCTGGTTGAGCTGATGGAGGGCGATATTTGGTATGAACCAAGACCGGATGGCCCGGGATCCAAATTTATATTTACAGCTAACTTCAGACTTCAGCCTCCTTCAGCAGGTCTATGGAGTGAGCAGACAGAACAGGATCATGGAGCTTCTGTCGAATCACTTAAGATTCTAGTCGCAGAGGATAATGAGGTGAACCAGCTGGTGTTCATTAAGATGATGGACAGGCTGGGGTATCGGGTAACGGTAGTGCCAAACGGGGAGCAGGCAGTACAGGCCTGTAAAGATCAGGCTTACGATATGGTGTTTATGGATGTCCAGATGCCTGTCGTGGATGGCCTAATGGCAACAAGAATGATTCGCCAAGAGATTCCTGGTAACGAAGGTCCATACATCATCGCCGTCACGGCACATGCCATTCATGGGGATCGCAATAAATATTTGGAGCTTGGAATGGATGACTATGTGAGCAAGCCGCTCAGCATGACTGCCGTTTCAGCTGCCATTCAAAAATATATTGCACTGCGAGAGGACTAA
- a CDS encoding helix-turn-helix transcriptional regulator, translating to MRGSFFHHELSPSEAGPEFYAYYYKQWQNYKMEYHEHRWTEIMYMIQGTGAIDVMGDDDRTERIVLRKGEFIILDEGVPHRLIVEQAAPCRMLNVEFGFQPYSGPFSLGHIAREEREVAVFLAHPFRHLVLSDPEEVYYVLKSLVLELDRQHSADTSFMIELLFSQLLVRIARLRSTAEGNEPLADGYVTKSIQYMRQHIDQPLQVKDVAAFVNLHPGYLHRIFKKHTDQTLTEYLTKVRMDKAKMLLSQTEIPIQDIPDYVGISSRQYFHTLFKKHTGLTPVKYRELGEKKSWD from the coding sequence ATGCGAGGCAGTTTTTTTCATCATGAGCTCTCGCCTTCCGAGGCTGGACCTGAATTCTATGCCTATTATTATAAACAGTGGCAGAACTACAAGATGGAATATCATGAGCATCGCTGGACCGAGATCATGTATATGATCCAAGGAACAGGCGCCATTGATGTGATGGGAGATGACGACAGGACCGAGCGGATTGTACTGCGTAAAGGTGAGTTTATTATTCTTGATGAGGGGGTTCCTCATCGGTTAATCGTGGAGCAGGCGGCTCCCTGTCGAATGCTGAATGTAGAATTCGGTTTCCAGCCGTATTCGGGACCCTTTTCTCTTGGACATATAGCAAGGGAGGAGCGGGAGGTCGCTGTGTTTCTGGCGCATCCGTTCAGGCATCTTGTGTTATCTGATCCGGAAGAAGTCTATTATGTGCTGAAGAGTCTGGTGCTGGAGCTGGATCGGCAGCATTCTGCAGACACCAGCTTCATGATTGAGCTTCTGTTCAGTCAGCTGCTGGTGCGGATCGCAAGGCTGAGAAGTACCGCAGAGGGTAATGAGCCGCTTGCGGACGGATACGTTACGAAGAGTATTCAATATATGCGTCAGCATATTGATCAGCCGCTTCAGGTTAAGGATGTAGCTGCATTTGTTAACCTGCATCCAGGCTATCTGCACCGGATATTCAAGAAACATACCGACCAAACACTGACAGAATATTTGACCAAGGTGCGGATGGATAAGGCGAAGATGCTGCTCTCCCAAACGGAAATTCCGATTCAGGATATTCCGGATTATGTAGGGATCAGCAGTCGTCAATATTTCCACACCTTGTTTAAGAAGCATACCGGCTTAACGCCTGTTAAATATCGGGAGCTGGGTGAAAAAAAGTCCTGGGACTAG
- a CDS encoding alpha-glucosidase/alpha-galactosidase, with protein MSLKVAFIGAGSIGFTRGLLRDLLTVPEFSDIEISFTDISQHNLDMVTELCQRDIRENGLSIEIKATTDRRVALKDAKYVICTIRVGGLEAFATDVDIPLKYGVDQCVGDTLSAGGIMYGQRGIAEMMNICKDIREVCAEDVLLLNYSNPMAMLTWACNKYGGVNTVGLCHGVQHGHHQIAQVYGLEMKDVDIVCAGINHQTWYIKASHEGKDLTAGLLEAFEKHPEFSRTEKVRIDMLRRFGYYSTESNGHLSEYVPWYRKRPDEIQEWIDLGSWINGETGGYLRVCTEGRNWFETDFPNWMKEEPNQFVPEKRGQEHGSYIIESLETGRVYRGHFNRVNHGVISNLPNDAIIEAPGYVDRNGISMPHVGDLPLGPAAVCNVSISVQRLAVEAAIHGDDQLLRQAFMMDPLVGAVCNPKEIWQMVDEMLVAGEKWLPQYTEAIASAKERLASGNLIPTRDYQGAARLKVKTIEEMQQDREAANKNAGESDKGKDREKVGN; from the coding sequence ATGTCTCTTAAGGTAGCATTTATTGGTGCAGGAAGTATTGGATTTACTCGAGGATTATTGCGTGACCTGCTGACCGTACCGGAGTTTAGCGATATCGAAATTTCGTTTACAGATATTAGTCAACATAATCTGGATATGGTAACTGAGTTATGTCAACGTGACATTCGGGAAAATGGACTATCTATCGAGATTAAAGCAACCACGGATCGACGTGTTGCGCTCAAGGACGCAAAATATGTCATATGTACAATTCGTGTCGGTGGATTGGAAGCTTTTGCGACGGATGTCGATATTCCGCTGAAATATGGTGTCGATCAATGCGTAGGAGACACACTAAGTGCAGGCGGCATCATGTACGGGCAGCGCGGAATTGCTGAAATGATGAATATCTGCAAGGATATCCGTGAGGTATGTGCGGAGGATGTACTGCTGCTGAACTACTCTAATCCGATGGCGATGCTGACCTGGGCCTGCAACAAATACGGCGGTGTAAATACAGTCGGCTTATGCCATGGCGTACAGCATGGACACCATCAAATTGCGCAGGTGTACGGGCTTGAGATGAAGGATGTCGATATCGTCTGTGCCGGAATCAACCACCAAACCTGGTATATCAAAGCAAGCCATGAAGGCAAGGATCTGACGGCAGGACTGCTAGAGGCTTTCGAGAAGCATCCAGAGTTCAGCCGTACAGAAAAAGTGAGAATCGATATGCTGCGCCGCTTCGGTTATTACAGTACTGAATCGAATGGCCATCTGAGTGAATATGTACCGTGGTATCGCAAGCGTCCGGATGAAATCCAGGAATGGATTGATCTGGGGAGCTGGATTAATGGGGAAACTGGCGGATATCTTCGGGTGTGTACAGAGGGAAGAAACTGGTTCGAGACAGACTTTCCTAACTGGATGAAGGAGGAGCCGAACCAATTTGTACCCGAGAAACGTGGACAGGAGCATGGCTCCTATATCATTGAGAGTCTGGAGACAGGCAGAGTATACCGGGGACATTTCAACCGAGTGAATCACGGTGTTATTTCCAACCTACCGAATGATGCCATTATCGAGGCGCCAGGCTATGTAGATCGGAACGGGATTTCGATGCCGCATGTCGGGGATCTCCCGCTTGGACCGGCAGCTGTATGCAATGTGAGCATCTCTGTACAGCGTCTTGCAGTCGAAGCGGCCATTCATGGTGATGATCAGCTGCTCCGTCAAGCGTTCATGATGGATCCCCTCGTAGGAGCGGTCTGCAATCCGAAGGAAATATGGCAAATGGTTGATGAAATGCTGGTCGCTGGCGAGAAGTGGCTGCCGCAATATACCGAAGCGATTGCTTCTGCCAAGGAACGGCTTGCTTCAGGCAACCTGATTCCAACCCGGGACTATCAAGGGGCGGCAAGGCTTAAAGTGAAGACCATTGAGGAAATGCAGCAGGATCGTGAAGCGGCGAATAAAAATGCGGGGGAGTCCGACAAAGGCAAGGACCGCGAGAAGGTTGGAAACTAA
- a CDS encoding helix-turn-helix domain-containing protein codes for MIKTETAYRRALEKMKDHKAYIANEKLRYQSIGMSKEQTDMALRPLLSFKEELAEEIYDYEKIKKGSFGPLESITDLGKNLIAYRIFMNISQAELAKRLGVSEAQVSRDERNEYSGATTEKIQSVMNALGLRTTIQIETSVMQA; via the coding sequence ATGATCAAGACTGAAACCGCTTACCGAAGAGCTTTGGAAAAAATGAAGGATCATAAGGCCTATATCGCGAATGAGAAGCTGCGTTATCAGAGCATCGGGATGAGCAAAGAACAGACAGACATGGCCCTTCGTCCGCTGTTGTCTTTTAAAGAGGAACTGGCTGAAGAGATTTACGACTATGAGAAGATCAAGAAGGGATCATTCGGTCCGCTGGAGAGCATAACGGATCTCGGAAAGAACCTGATCGCATACCGGATCTTTATGAATATATCGCAGGCTGAGCTTGCCAAAAGATTAGGTGTGTCCGAGGCACAGGTATCAAGGGATGAACGCAATGAGTACAGCGGGGCCACAACAGAGAAGATTCAATCCGTCATGAATGCCCTCGGGCTAAGAACAACGATCCAGATTGAAACGAGTGTAATGCAAGCATAA
- a CDS encoding metallophosphoesterase family protein, giving the protein MKLAILGDLHYHEADESTEAWVTARDAFYKKMLHHFMSAEADMHISLGDLTNFGTEREINEVYDIIEQYDASFFHVLGNHDTYSQTKRDLLTLTGQARYQALTMDKAILVFLDTTREMDLTNWGGWMDEEQLSWFENVIVSSGTKPMLVFAHHPIHLTTTGSDRDKGSIDPSIDMWRILSKKQGTAVYFNGHTHVDSITKQNNWTFVQLSACLDEHAFRMVELGDDYIDVTAVDIEDAELPKQLPEIHLHMKHFSPSAHARGTELERGCRVMLTNEQDVFVSADAAAPGQGHV; this is encoded by the coding sequence ATGAAGCTGGCGATCCTGGGAGATTTGCATTACCACGAAGCGGACGAGAGTACTGAGGCGTGGGTTACGGCAAGAGATGCGTTTTATAAAAAGATGCTGCACCATTTCATGAGCGCTGAAGCCGATATGCATATATCGCTGGGTGATCTCACGAATTTCGGTACAGAGAGAGAAATTAATGAAGTGTATGACATTATTGAACAATATGACGCAAGCTTTTTCCACGTGCTTGGCAATCATGATACATATTCCCAGACCAAGAGGGATTTGCTCACTTTGACCGGACAAGCCCGCTACCAGGCACTTACGATGGACAAAGCAATTCTTGTGTTTCTGGATACGACAAGAGAGATGGATCTGACCAACTGGGGAGGATGGATGGATGAGGAGCAGCTAAGCTGGTTCGAGAATGTCATTGTCAGCTCAGGCACGAAGCCGATGCTGGTGTTCGCTCACCATCCAATTCATTTGACGACAACGGGCTCAGATCGGGATAAGGGTTCAATCGACCCATCTATTGATATGTGGCGGATCTTAAGCAAGAAGCAAGGAACGGCTGTTTATTTTAACGGACATACACATGTGGATTCCATTACCAAGCAGAATAATTGGACGTTTGTTCAGCTGTCCGCCTGCCTGGATGAGCATGCATTCCGGATGGTGGAGCTGGGAGACGATTATATCGACGTCACGGCAGTCGACATTGAAGATGCGGAGCTTCCTAAGCAGCTCCCGGAAATCCATCTTCACATGAAGCATTTCTCCCCGTCCGCCCATGCAAGAGGAACAGAGCTTGAGAGAGGCTGCCGTGTGATGCTGACGAATGAACAGGATGTATTCGTATCTGCAGACGCAGCAGCACCTGGTCAAGGTCATGTCTAA
- a CDS encoding glycerol-3-phosphate responsive antiterminator has protein sequence MNRMYSYLQTQQHLVKVMSKEQMSAIKQPYVRKNLTSTKAKASVSTLLERLEAYRNVASIRDARQLETALEHKDCLSCVFLLTGSIGVIKGYVDLFRKHEIPVFVHVEKIGGLSYDQPGLDYLANAIKPDGIITTKIQVVKKAQKLGLLTIQRFFLIDSEGLDNIAQSLDQAQPDVIEIMPARIPEVLGKVRAMTELPIISGGLLTERRHAKECLKYGATAVSSSSASLWKESFNLTHV, from the coding sequence ATGAACAGGATGTATTCGTATCTGCAGACGCAGCAGCACCTGGTCAAGGTCATGTCTAAAGAGCAGATGAGTGCTATCAAGCAGCCTTATGTAAGGAAGAACCTGACCAGCACCAAGGCAAAAGCTTCGGTCAGCACGCTGCTTGAGAGGCTTGAAGCTTATCGAAATGTGGCATCCATTCGTGATGCGAGACAGCTGGAGACGGCGCTTGAGCATAAAGATTGTTTAAGCTGTGTATTCCTGCTGACAGGAAGCATTGGGGTCATCAAGGGCTATGTGGATCTGTTTCGCAAGCACGAAATTCCGGTATTCGTGCATGTTGAGAAGATCGGGGGCTTATCCTATGACCAGCCAGGGCTGGATTACCTCGCAAATGCGATTAAACCGGACGGAATCATTACGACGAAGATTCAGGTGGTCAAAAAGGCACAGAAGCTTGGACTGTTGACGATTCAGCGCTTTTTCCTCATCGATTCGGAAGGGCTTGATAACATTGCTCAATCGCTGGATCAGGCACAGCCTGATGTCATTGAGATCATGCCGGCCCGTATTCCTGAAGTGCTGGGTAAAGTGAGGGCGATGACAGAGCTGCCCATTATTTCAGGAGGACTGCTCACCGAGCGCAGACATGCCAAGGAATGTCTCAAGTATGGGGCAACAGCTGTTTCCTCGTCGAGTGCCTCCCTGTGGAAGGAATCCTTTAACTTAACTCATGTTTAA
- a CDS encoding ABC transporter substrate-binding protein translates to MKSNKRRGFLSLMLGMAVMLSACGGESGGSSATNAGAGSASASEGTGEKIQIKYWYAFGDKIEEAKQELVKRFNESQDEIEVIAEYQGNYDDLHAKVQAAFAAGDAPAVSDLEIASTATFARYGMIQELGPLAEQDAEEVQMDDFNPGLMGNAYVDDKLYGLPFMRSTPIMYMNVTVLEEAGLDPAGPKNWQEFEKYGRTLKEKGISLMTMPVDIWFYEGLVAQSGGQILAEDGKSALFNSPEGVEPVEFWKKLANEGLIKIPVGDEAGATADKDWANQTSAFKFGSTAGVAGAIDISEGNNFEFDTAFMPANKSYGVPTGGCQLVMTSKLTEEEQAAAWEFIKFMTTTESTIYQSEHVGYLPTRMSALETEEMQSLYKEYPQYKVAVDQLEYARPRPMETAYPEVAQIMKSAIEKTILDANVTPQQALDEAAEKANALLSK, encoded by the coding sequence ATGAAAAGCAATAAAAGACGCGGTTTCTTATCACTGATGCTGGGGATGGCGGTTATGCTGTCCGCCTGCGGCGGTGAATCCGGAGGAAGCTCGGCAACGAATGCGGGGGCAGGCTCGGCAAGTGCAAGTGAAGGGACAGGGGAGAAGATTCAGATCAAATACTGGTATGCCTTCGGAGACAAGATCGAAGAGGCAAAGCAGGAGCTGGTTAAACGCTTCAATGAATCCCAGGATGAGATTGAGGTCATTGCTGAATACCAAGGAAATTATGACGATCTGCATGCCAAGGTTCAGGCAGCCTTTGCAGCAGGGGATGCACCTGCCGTGTCTGACCTGGAGATCGCATCAACTGCAACGTTTGCCAGATACGGAATGATCCAAGAGCTTGGTCCTTTAGCAGAGCAGGATGCTGAGGAAGTACAGATGGATGATTTTAACCCCGGCCTTATGGGAAATGCATATGTAGACGATAAGCTGTACGGACTGCCCTTCATGCGCAGCACACCAATCATGTATATGAACGTAACTGTGCTTGAAGAAGCAGGTCTTGATCCTGCCGGACCAAAGAACTGGCAAGAATTCGAGAAATACGGACGTACGCTCAAGGAAAAAGGGATCTCACTGATGACCATGCCGGTCGATATTTGGTTCTATGAAGGACTTGTTGCCCAATCCGGAGGACAAATTTTGGCTGAAGACGGTAAATCGGCACTGTTCAATTCGCCAGAAGGTGTTGAGCCGGTAGAATTCTGGAAGAAGCTTGCGAACGAAGGCTTGATCAAAATCCCGGTAGGGGATGAGGCAGGAGCAACGGCTGACAAGGACTGGGCTAACCAGACGTCGGCATTCAAATTCGGTTCTACTGCTGGTGTAGCTGGAGCGATTGATATTTCGGAAGGGAACAATTTTGAATTCGATACTGCCTTTATGCCAGCCAATAAATCCTATGGTGTACCAACAGGGGGTTGTCAGCTCGTGATGACGTCCAAGCTCACAGAGGAGGAGCAGGCGGCAGCATGGGAGTTCATCAAATTCATGACAACGACCGAGAGTACGATTTATCAAAGTGAGCATGTAGGATACCTGCCAACTCGTATGTCTGCACTGGAGACTGAAGAAATGCAGTCCCTGTACAAAGAATATCCGCAATATAAAGTAGCTGTGGACCAGCTTGAATATGCAAGACCTCGTCCAATGGAGACGGCTTATCCGGAAGTTGCACAAATCATGAAGAGCGCAATTGAAAAAACAATTCTCGACGCCAATGTGACGCCTCAGCAGGCGCTGGATGAAGCGGCTGAGAAAGCAAACGCGCTGCTCAGCAAATAA